GCCAGATGGGAAAACACAACCGACTggcaacactcacacgagtgtaactgcggtcaagctagggtacaacaactatctcctccactcccatcggatatataaggtatgctcagacctgcgaaaccaggtggagtcaatacctcgtacctacccggtactagtacttgcaatatcctgcaccaaagaaccacacgtgcatattatatatatatatatatatatattcagacacgacacacaccgatgaaggagaatcatgacgttccctgcctcaccggagtgagtgaaggaaaatcatcccctcgcatcccaatacacttgcaaacacacaacatataaaaatgcatcgcaatataagggaaatgtgtcagtccatgataatgatccataaaaataacattactcataagcactgaaatactacataaaatcatataccataaatccagataaagcatgaaataacatcgcataatatccgaatcaaaatacaatagtgttccacagaacagtcactgaagtaactcaaaacatacaaaagacactggtcgaggaggggtactacatggcACCCCTTGTCTTTGAGGCGGAAATTTTAGCTATTTCTAGATCGGATCACTTTCCGATCTCTCTGGTTGTGCAGAAGGATGGAGTCCCGATCATATGTCCATTCAAGGTGGAAAAGATGTGGTTAAGGGAGCATGGCTTTAGAGAACAGGTGTGTTGTTGGTGGAAGGAGGCCCATGTAGTGGAAGGCTTCTTGGCCTATCAGTTCTTTAAAAAGCTTAGCTTTGTAAGACAGAAACTGAAAATTTGGAATAGGGATGTTTTTGGAAATATCtttgatgaaaaatgcaagattgaAGGAGAGTTGGGggctttgaatttgaaatttttggCAGAAGGTATGGATGAAGTGGATTTCCTCACGGAGAAAGACCTGCTTAATAGATATGGGGAAATTCTGCAGAGGGAAgagattttttggaagcaaaaatcaCGTGAGAATTGGCTTAAAGCTGGAGATCGAAACGCCAATTTTTTTCACAGTTTAGTGAAGGTTAAGAGATGTCTCAACATAATTTTATCTCTGAGACTCATGGATGGGACCCTAATGGAGGATCCTGTTCAGATTAACAAGGAGGCGATGGATTTTTTCGGGAATCTATGGAGGAAGAGCGGGCTAGGCCAggatagtttggaagcagagtttttgGAGGTAATCCCTCCCTTAGTCTCTAGGGAGGATAATAGGATGCTCGAGGAACCTGTCTCTCTAAAGGAATTGAAAGCTATTGTTTTTGGTTTGGGTGGGGAGAAAGCGCTGGGCCCAGATGGTTTCCAGGCTTTCTTCTTTCAGTTCTTTTGGGATTTGCTTGGTGGTGAGCTGTTGAATGTGGTTGAAGAGTCAAGGTCTAGGGGTTTTATTTTGAAAGAATTCAACTGTACTTTGGTGGCGCTTATTCCTAAGAAAGACAAGCCTGAGGGCCTTGAAGAGTTTCGTCTGAACTCGCTGTGTAACACTATTTACAAAATCATTTCAAAAGTTGTTGCTAACAGGCTTAAGCTGATTTTAGACAAACTGATTTCTTGTGAATAAAGTGGTTTTACTCCGGGGAGGAATATAGTGGACGGGGTCATTGTGGCTCATGAGACGATCCACATGGCCATGAAGAGTAGACAAAGAAGAATGATTCTTAAGCTAGATATCcggaaagcatatgatagagttgaCAGGTCCTTCCTTTTGGCTGTGCTAGCCAAGTTTGGGTTTAGTAAGTCATGGATTAAGTGGATTTCCAACATGGTAACACAGTTTTTTGCTTCGGTTTTAGTTAACGGCAGTCCCCAAGGTTTCTTTCCTAGCTCGCGGGGTATTCGGCAAGGGGATTCCATATCcccttttcttttcattttaatgGTAGAAGTTCTTGGTTGCTCGATTGCTCGAAAGCGTTCTCAGGGGTTGTGGAAAGGTATTGAGATTGCTCATGGGGTGGAACCAACAACTCATTCCTAGTTTGCTAACGATACTTGTCTTTTTGGTGTGGCCTCCATGCAAGAAGCATCAGTGATGAAAAAAGTGTTGGATAGATTTAGTTGGGCTACTGGGCAGGAGATAAATTGGCAAAAATTAGAGATTTTTTTCTTCCACACTGAAGCTGGGTCACAAAGGTCTTTAGCCAGACTTTTTGGGATTAGAGTTGGTCAGCTACCTGGGAAATTCCTTGGAACATCGCTCTTTGCTGGAGCAGGTAAGGCGGAGATTTGGAAATGGCTTCTTGATGGTTACATTGCAAAATTGGAGGGCTGGAAAAGTAAGTGGCTCACTTTGGCTGGTCGCCTTTTGATGTTGAAGACAGTGATTTCGATAATGTCGATTTTCTCTATGGCTTGTTTTAAACTCCCAGGCACGATCATTAAGAATATTCAACAGAAAATGAGAATTTCTTTTGTGGAACGGTAGTCAAGATTAGGACAAAATTTTGTTGATAGCATGGGACATAGTGTGTAAACCCAAAGGGAGAGGAGGTGTAGGGCTCCGTGTTTGGAAGTTAATTAATGAAGCTATGGGGGCAAAGTTAGTGTGACAGATGTACAAGAAGCCGAAGCAGAGATGGGTTCGTATTCTTCAAGCTAAGTATTTGGATTGTGGCGACAAGGAGAGGATTCTCACGGTTGAAAATCCCCCAAGAGGATCAGCTCCGTGGAACTTTCTGGTGAATTGAAGGAGTCTGATTACTAATCACCTTACTTGGCGGATTGGAGATGGACGTAGGGCGAGTTTCTGGCAGGATTCGTGGGACGGTTGCCCATCTCTGGATACCGAGGTCTCTCAATGGATTATTCTTAAGACTGTTCAACATTAGGGAACCAAGGTGAGTGATTTTCTGGCTCAAGAACCTTCTGAATTGGGCCATCATATGAACTGGAAGGATCCTCGTGATCTGGACCTGGAGGAGGCAGATGAAAGGTTGCTGAGGAATATCCTTGGTAGTAGAGCGGTGGCGTGTTTTAGggaggaagaagaaataatatgGTGTGGTGCTAAGTGTGGCAGTTATTCTGTCAAATTGGGTTATTCTCTACTGGAGGCAGAAGGCAGGAAGATGGATTGGGAAGTTAAGGTTTGCTGGAGTAAAGAGTGTTTACTGAAAGTTGGTGCCTTCTCTTGGCTGGCAAGTAACAAGCGGATCCTGATTGGAGATAGACTGAAGAGAATGGGGTTTGCAGGCCCTTTCCGTTGTGTGCTTTGGAAGGAGGAGGAAGAGGTGGATCATCTCCTACTGAACTGTGGTTTTGCCCAGGACCAATGGCAGAGAACTTGCACGATTGGCTGGAATCGTGGCCAACTTTGTGTAAGTCCTTAGTCTTTGCTGCTATTTGGAAGATTATGCCTTCTACTGTAATGTGGGAAGTCTGGAAAGAACGGAACCAAAGACTGTTTGAGGATAAAGCGGAAGCTATGGATCATTTTTCCAGATCAGACTGGAGAGGGCCATTTCAGAATTAGTCATTAATGCTGCTTCCCAGGTTACCCTGGCAAAGTCTCCCTTCACTCAGTTTGATGTTGGAATTTTGGTGTTGACCTTTGATTAAGTTTAGGTCTGttaatgggcttttgagggctaATCCTCACAAGAAGGGTGACAAAAGTCAAGAGTGGGTTCCACTAGAGAAGGGATGGATCAaggtcaattttgatggggcctttaGGGGGAACCCCGGGACCTTTGGGGTAGGGGTCATTGCTTGTGATGAGCGTGGAAGTGTTCTAGCTTATGGAGCTAAGAGGTTGGTGGATGGGATGAACAATGAAGCAAAGTGCCAAGCGGCTATACAAGCCATTATTTTGGCAAAGAGATTGGATGTGAAGAAACTTCATCTAGGGGGATTCTCAAATTGTGTTGAATGAGATTGCCAAGGGTCGGATGGAGGCCTGACATCTAGACAAACATATCAGAAGGATGAATCTCCTTCTAGGCGGGTTTGATGATTTTAACATTTCACATGTCCTCAGGGAAGAAAATGTTGAGGTAGATAAGCTCTCAAATGTCGGAGCTAATGGTTCTTTGGATAGCAACTTTAATTTATTTGAGGATTTACAGAATGTGTGTCCTCTTGAATTTAGTTGAGTGTGTTTAGGAAGCAAAAGCGAACCCGAgttgtgattttgattttggtgatttgttcTTGATTCTGGAGTAGAGGGAAGTGATGTTTCACGTGGCTCGTGTCATTCGATCTGGTTGCAAGTTGCATGGGTGGCGTAGGAGTGATGATGCTTGCACTGGGCGAGCTGAGCAGTTGATGATGCTTGGGTTGAGGTGTTACGTGTGGAGTAATTATTTCTTGATGTGGCGCTGGCTATTTTAGggccttgtcttttggttttctggGACTTTGCAGTGGTTGGTTTGGGTTTTGTTTGTGAATGCAGGTTGTGGAAGACAGAGTGGGGAAGGATGGAAGCAATTTCTCCCTGTCTACAGATGGACAAATGCCTGCATTCCGTGGTTCAATTTTGTGCAATCATTTGATAAATGTTTTCAGGGTTGATGGGGAAGTGTTTTGGAGGGTTGTGCGCTTGATGGTGGGGGAAGAGTTTTTGGTTTTTGATTGTCGACCGCACACAAACCTAGACATCTCGTCTTTGTTTGTGGCGTTGGCCCTGATGGTTGGTAGTTCAACTGAAGAGGTGCTACGGGTGACGACATTGGCGATCAGACCTAAATGGTCAGGAGGGTTGGAGGATGTGGTGGTTTGGGCTGAGATTGGCAAAGGTATGAGAATGGTGGAAGGACCGTGGCGACGGTTGGGTGAGGAAATGGGCAATTTTCAGCCGTTGGTGGTTTGGTTGGCTTCCCGACGTGTGGATGTTTAGATGGAGGATGCAAGAAAGGGGTGGAGGGATGTTGTGAAGTTTGTGCGGGAGCTGGGACCAGCGGAAAGAGCTAAAGTGCGCGGAAAATAGACCCCAATTAAGTTAGAGGCTCCATTGGATGCTGATGGGCGGTTGCTGGTCCGTCATCAAATCCCTCAGAAGCGAGCAAAGGTGGTGGAGCACAGTTTGTTTCGAGGTGGAAGGTCGGGAACCATGTCAGGTGGTGGGCGGGAGACTCATGTGGCAGGTCCTAGTCAGGGCATTCCTAATTTCTCAAGGGAAGAGGCCCTTGGTTGGTTTTGTTAGGCTGGTCTGATGGGGGTGGTGGAATGTGGGTGGGgaagtattttggtatggtttgttTTTTGAGATGGTAGGCCATGTAGGTCCAGTGTCCTTCTTGAGTTCTGTTGGTTTTGTAGTGGCGAGACCCCATGTAGTAGCTTGCTGATGAACAACTTTAAAGTATGTAATCTTTTTTTAAGTAATATAAATCTATCCtggttatcgataaaaaaaaaaaagatttatttatcACTGGCTCGTAGAAAATAAGTTTGTTTAAAATCCACTTCTCTTATAACATGTAATACACATTTCTTTGGATGTTTGGAAGCTACCAAGTTGAAAAGATACATATGATTATTAGAAATTTTGTTTGCTCTATTGATAAAAGTAACAAGAAATGAAATGCAGTAAAATGAAATTAGTCTTGCACACACAAGAATAATGGAGCGAAGGGTTAAAAAAAATTTCAATGTGACTTTGGCTTAAAAATGGACTATTAAAGCTTTCGAGGGAAATGAGCTTTTGAAAGTGTTTATTAGGAACAATATTCagtaagaaaaaaaattcaatgtgACTTTGGCTTTAAAATGGACTATTAAAGCTTCCGAGGGAAATGAGCTTTTGAAAGTGTTTATTAGGAACAATATTCAATAAGATATTCTCAAAAAAGGCTAGACAATTAAAGGGACTCCATCTTCATGATTTTTTGTTTAGTAAGCTTTTGGTTGACCCTTAGGTTCTAATGTGTTCTATAGTATTAGGAGGGGATGGTGGATAGTGAAGTCTTTGATCATTGGTGGGGATGCTCTTTGTAGAGATGAGGAGGTGTATAGCTACAACAACTCTATTTGGTCAAATTTGTATTGAAAAATAAACCCCTTGCCTTACTTCAAAGGCGCTTAGCTAGTTTTGGGCACAATAAAAAGATTAATAAATTTAACATGATTTTTTAATCGAATTATGTCAAGGGCTAGAATTATTTCAAGGGAAAATACTCACTACTTGAATCTAATAATGAGTCTTTTTGTCATTAAAAAAATGCCTTTTAATGTTATGTTGCCTATAGAATCAATGTTAAGTTATCAACGGAATTGATTATCAATGCCAAAAACTTGGAGAACTAAAATGATAGGATGATACTAGATTTTTCAATATTAACTCCAAAATATACATGATCGACTCCCAAGATGTGATTGATCATATTAAAAATATATTGGAATGCTGATTTTGATAGTAAGTCCTAATCAAAACTAATTATAAGTAGGGTCAACATGAGTTTCTCAAACATAAGAAATATTACTTTAAATGACTTTTACTAAGTAAAAATAATAGTTGTTGGTTCTATTGTTTCTTTTGATGCCATCCTTGTAAAGTTTGTGATGTCTTTAAAAGTTATCATCACTTTTTAAACATTTTTTCACTAAGTATATCTAAACTTGTTTAACGCAAATATTTCTGAATAAGACAATAAAAAGAGTCtgtcttgaaaaataaaaataaaaatctaatggTAATGATTTATTTGGAAAAGGAGAAACAAGCAAATGTTCTAAGATAAGAGAAAGCATTGTATGGAGTTTCGCAATAGACTCACATTTATTTAATATTGTGTCATAGGTTATAATGACTATGGAGTTTCTCATGAAAACATTCATGAAAATTGATGATGAAGGATAGACtattgttttttaatttaatattaaatatgttAAATTTTGATCATATGATtataaaaaatggttaaaaattctaaaagaatttttgaattttcatAAGCACCACTATAAAATTCTTGGTTATGTCAAGTGTACCAATAATTTTGTATAGACTATGACTTTacaaatcattactttgaaagCAATGGTGTGCCAATAATTTTGTATAGACTATGACTTTacaaatcattactttgaaagCAATGGTGTTTTGTCTCCCCTTTGCTTGGAACATTTGAGTTTTTTTAGTGTTAATGTTTATATTTATAATATTCACTTGATTGACTTTGTTTTATATATATGGTCTAATCTCATGATGTAATGTTCTAAAAAGTTGATACTTCCTAATTGCTTAACTTGTTGGGATTGGGcaatattttttattagattttgcTTGAATAGGACATATGTGATCTTCAAACACATTTGTATTGTACCCATTTTTTCTTTTAGTAATGGATCATCagttcaaaatataatataaatgtaaAAATGATTATTTCGTTGTTGTTGGTTTTTAGACCAAATACTTTGTTTAACTAGTTATTTCCTAGTATATATATTATGTGTTGATGGTTAATAAAACACTACATGTTACTCATTACCTCTAAATAGTTAAATTCATATCTTTCCAAAAAGATGGTTACCATGTGTTTTAAGTCGCGGAGAAGTATATAAGTGTTACTTTCCATTGAGTATTGCTTCAAACATGTGAATAGTGGATAAAAGTATATTTTCAAGAGAAAGAAAAGGCATAGTAGTTAAAAAAAACTGCACTTAAATGAGAAGTGAAAATGGGCATATCAAATTAAAAAAAGTGACTTGACTGACCTTAAAGAGAAAAAAAGGCAAAGTTGTTCAATATCAACATGAAATTATCCCAAGAAGTGCACACCACGTGCATTGTGCATTTCAAGTGAAAGTTAAAATACCAAAAGTGTCAATGCGGTGCATTGGCACACACTACTCTCCATTGGGTGTATATTTTCTAACCAAAAATAAAAACAGGAAGCCTTTGTATAAGTGGACACCACTCCAAAGGAGTGTGCAAAATAAGGAAAAAACCATTATGAATGGTATCTAACAGTGAGGTATGCACCTCTCAAAAAATTGGACGTTTCATGCCAAAAACAAAAATCAACGACTTTCCAAGAGTCGTAAGCAATTTTTCTTTATCTTCAAATTACAAGGGAAAGCTCTAAATATACCTCTCTTAATTCGTATAAAACTTTAACCATGTTACAGCATAGGCATTGTGTTTCACCTTAAATAGAAGTCATTCTATATggcttcaaatgaatttgatattATGATACTGATAAATTTCAATATATAACATTCCACATTGCAGTTGGTTTATTTTAGTTTGCAGCGTTCTTATTTACTGTCGCCATACCATGAAAAAGTATCATTATAAGACGTGGATATTGGCTAAACAAACATAACAGTGTGATATGTTCCTTCCTCTCTTTTTCACTTCATTTTAGGAGGCACGCTTAAACATGAAAAGAGTGTTATTAGGGAAGTGATATCTGGGCATTGTGTGATGCGTCTAAAGATATGAAATTGTGATAAGTCGGTTATATACACTATAATTCAAGCTTCAGGAACATAATGAAGAATCATACATCCGATCTACACCTAAAAGAAATCAAAACATTAGCGTTTAATCATCCATACCTTAAAATTTTATCTTGTTTTTTAAGAACATTTAGGTGAACCAATTTCAATACATATCAGGGATGACATATAGAAACATCCCATGAATTAAGAGTTCATAAAATTTAACAGACGTTATTCGACAAATGACAAGCCTGAAGAAGCATCTAAAATCTTTACAGTTTATAAATGCTGTTTCCATCCTTGCGTCAACCCAGATAATGTATTGTTCCTGCTAGCATAGACACGTATAGAGAAGTTACCAACCTAATAATGAACTTGAAGTTGAAAGAAACGATTATGTTTTCGAGATAGAATTTCAGTATGACCATGTCAGCTTCAGAGTAAAAATTTGTCAATCATTTAGGTAGTAACCTTCAGTTTCCTAAGTATAGACATTTATAACAATCTTAATATTATAATGGATTGCATAACAAACTTGTGACTTGTGAGAATGCACGCACAGCCCACAGAAAGGCTCAAGGAGAAAAGAACAATAGTTAGTTATAAAAAAGAAACATACCAAATTATTACTTATTCAAAGTTCATCCTTGGGGTTAGACTGCTTTGCAGGGTCGCCCTCAGCTGCTTCAACATTATTTGTGCGTAACCTTTCTATAACTTCTTCAAGTGGAGGATCTCCAGGTCTTCGATATGCATGCTGGCCTAACTTAAACTCATAAGCTTCTGGTTGGCTCAAAACAAAATCTTTCAACTGTATGAACCAGACCACCAGAGATGAAATGTTACAGAAATCACAGCACAAGACGAACGTTTCTgctttttgcattgaaaaatagcTTCTCAGTTCAACAAACTACTTAATCCATAAATTAAACAAGCTGAGATATCATTACATGGTATGGATCTATACAACAAATCAATTAGGCCAAATCTAGTACGCTGAAATTGAATTTTCACTTAAAAGACAGAATAAAGAATTTGCATCAAGCCACACATAGTTTCCAATGAACCTGATTGAAAGACTCTGGACACAACTGATTTCTATTTTTATCATCATAAATTGACTAGTCTCATTAACCATTCATACTTCTTTCAACAAGGCACACAAGTCGCAAATAACTGAGGAAGAATATTGGTATAGTGTCAAAAGATGAAAATAATTAACAGGTTTATGTTCTGTGAGTGGGTTTGTCAGAAGTTATGACTCATCACAGGTTTATATCATATCTGTAAATGGTGTCCCTTTCAAATGAAAAGAGTAATATTATTCTGACAAGCAACCTTGAAAGCCTAGGAGAAAAGAGATTTATTATTGTTTGAATAGTTATATCAAGGTTTTCAGGGACCACAAAGATAATAAAAATGCAAAACAATTTTATATTCCTCACCTCTTCattttctattatctttctttACCGTTTGTTTTCCTTTTAGACCTTACAGCCAATCAAAAATAACATTTGGTTGGATTTTATTAATGAAACTCTTATTGCATTTCATGAATTGGTTGCATCTTTGCATGACGCCGAGACGACTTCCTTAGAGTAATGATCCATGTAAATTGTGGTTATTTAAGTTATTTAAAATTATGTAAATTGTGCCATGTAAAGCTGAGTAAACATATTATTGTATTTTTAACCTCATACAAGGAAAATCATGGCGCGCAGTAGTCAATAAGCTCACCTCAATCAGCCTCTCGTCTAATTGATTACCACTGGATTAATTCACTAAACCACAAAAATTCTGTTACAAACGTATTTGTTACTTCTTCCTACTTAAACattgttaatggaatttgaaaatgGCCACCTTTATTGATTTACCAGAAATACAGCAACACATACCAATCTTACCATtatcaaagaggaattacaaacacATTCCACACCTATCTAACTTTCTAGACTTTCTAACAATCTCTCTTGCAAAATGTACTCTCTTCGACCAAATACTTATATTTATGGTTTTTGACAATCACTGGAGAAAAATAAAACAGCAAGGAAGATGAAACAATTTGTTCTCCACTTGTAATATATCGGGCGCTGAGCTAAAATCTAAGCTAGATGAGTGCGCATACCAtgaattcaaaga
This genomic stretch from Cryptomeria japonica chromosome 8, Sugi_1.0, whole genome shotgun sequence harbors:
- the LOC131857883 gene encoding uncharacterized protein LOC131857883, with product MAMKSRQRRMILKLDIRKAYDRVDRSFLLAVLAKFGFSKSWIKWISNMVTQFFASVLVNGSPQGFFPSSRGIRQGDSISPFLFILMVEVLGCSIARKRSQGLWKEASVMKKVLDRFSWATGQEINWQKLEIFFFHTEAGSQRSLARLFGIRVGQLPGKFLGTSLFAGAGKAEIWKWLLDGYIAKLEGWKSKWLTLAGRLLMLKTVISIMSIFSMACFKLPGTIIKNIQQKMRISFVER